In a single window of the Littorina saxatilis isolate snail1 linkage group LG3, US_GU_Lsax_2.0, whole genome shotgun sequence genome:
- the LOC138962377 gene encoding transmembrane protein 45B-like, with protein sequence MGTFEGHVLPGLFFITFAFWYVIQSFRRFFNSRLRNARFTSTVAFPCDCLCSRLKDLPVEAFVKILFAGIGFSAEVITGYREQHFVILGNVQHATMFFFFGISGIIDILVFYRAPLPPDIDYVSALMAFMVEGLLFKFHLHGRTELDVLLHTFLIYTIVANTVAMALEMKYRHSLLGPLSRSYFLLLQGTWFWHVGFILHNPIPNATPWKEDDHDELLMACLFFVWHCAVNFILILMLGAVIACCYRRRAGYAADDSVSMKRLIHTGANGQTLVALNDDSDLDSDIEFQRPLSRN encoded by the coding sequence ATGGGCACTTTTGAAGGACACGTCCTACCAGGCTTGTTTTTCATCACCTTTGCATTTTGGTATGTCATCCAATCCTTCCGGCGTTTCTTCAACAGCAGACTACGCAATGCTCGCTTCACCTCAACCGTTGCATTCCCCTGTGACTGCTTGTGCAGCCGATTGAAAGATCTGCCAGTGGAAGCGTTTGTCAAGATTCTATTTGCGGGCATAGGATTCTCTGCAGAGGTGATCACTGGCTACAGAGAACAGCACTTTGTGATTCTAGGAAATGTTCAGCACGCCAccatgttcttcttctttggtaTCTCAGGCATCATAGACATTCTGGTGTTTTACCGCGCCCCACTGCCTCCAGATATTGACTATGTCAGTGCATTGATGGCGTTCATGGTGGAGGGACTCCTCTTCAAGTTCCACCTCCATGGCCGAACGGAGCTGGACGTTTTGCTTCACACCTTCCTCATTTACACCATCGTTGCTAACACTGTTGCCATGGCGTTGGAGATGAAATACCGCCACAGTTTGCTGGGGCCTCTGTCGCGCTCCTATTTTTTACTCTTACAAGGCACTTGGTTTTGGCATGTAGGGTTCATTCTGCACAACCCTATTCCCAACGCTACTCCGTGGAAAGAGGACGACCATGATGAACTCTTGATGGCTtgtctcttttttgtttggcacTGTGCTGTCAATTTCATTCTCATCCTTATGCTGGGTGCGGTCATCGCTTGTTGCTATCGCCGACGCGCTGGTTACGCCGCCGATGACAGTGTGAGCATGAAGCGTCTGATTCACACAGGAGCCAATGGCCAGACATTGGTGGCTCTTAACGATGACAGTGACCTTGACAGTGATATTGAGTTTCAGAGGCCTCTAAGCAGAAACTAG